One Drosophila kikkawai strain 14028-0561.14 chromosome 3L, DkikHiC1v2, whole genome shotgun sequence genomic window carries:
- the LOC108078161 gene encoding carboxypeptidase B1, giving the protein MLKQLALVLLLCGVALAGQSYDGYKIYDVQARNSFEKQLLLRLSQNDAYDFFDLPRSLDASSRVMVKPEDQEGFEILLQKHNVDFVVTDENLGESLRLTHEDNQKQRLMNLRSTGRSISFTAFHRHAEINAYLDELAAAYPSRVKVEVAGKSYEKRDIKTITISNGDGKTGKKVIFLDAGIHAREWIAHAGALYVIHQLVENFAANSDLLKDFDWVILPVVNPDGYEYTHTTTRLWRKTRKPISSSCYGTDANRNFDFHWGEVGASSYSCSDTFKGETAFSEPETQILRDLLLDLTGRGKFYLTLHSYGNYLLYPWGYTSALPSTWRDIDEVAQAGAAAIKSATGTKYTVGSSTNVLYAAAGGSDDYAFGVANFPVSITMELPAGGTGFNPSASQIQGFVSETWLGIQAMAKLVVQKY; this is encoded by the exons ATGCTGAAGCAACTTGCATTGGTGCTGCTCCTCTGCGGCGTGGCCCTGGCGGGCCAGAGCTACGATGG CTACAAGATCTACGATGTGCAGGCCCGCAATTCCTTTGAGAAGCAGCTGCTGTTGCGTTTGTCCCAGAATGATGCCTACGACTTTTTTGATCTGCCCCGCTCTCTGGACGCCTCTAGCCGCGTGATGGTCAAGCCGGAGGATCAGGAGGGTTTTGAGATTCTTTTGCAAAAACACAACGTAGACTTTGTGGTGACTGATGAGAATCTGGGAGAGTCTCTGCGGCTGACCCATGAGGATAACCAGAAGCAGCGCCTGATGAACCTGCGCTCCACCGGACGGAGCATCAGCTTCACTGCCTTCCATCGCCATGCCGAGATCAATGCCTATTTGGATGAACTGGCCGCTGCCTATCCCAGCCGTGTTAAGGTCGAGGTTGCTGGCAAGTCGTACGAGAAACGAGACATCAAGACCATCACGATCAGCAATGGAGATGGCAAGACCGGAAAGAAGGTGATCTTCCTGGATGCTGGCATCCATGCCCGCGAGTGGATTGCCCATGCCGGTGCTCTGTATGTCATCCATCAGCTGGTTGAGAACTTTGCCGCCAACTCGGATCTGCTGAAGGACTTTGACTGGGTCATCCTGCCCGTGGTTAATCCCGATGGCTATGAGTACACCCACACGACAACTCGCCTGTGGCGCAAGACCCGCAAGCCGATCAGCTCCTCCTGCTACGGCACTGATGCCAACCGCAACTTTGACTTCCACTGGGGTGAGGTGGGCGCCTCCAGCTACTCCTGCTCTGATACCTTCAAGGGTGAGACTGCCTTCTCCGAGCCGGAGACCCAGATACTCCGCGATCTCCTCTTGGACCTGACAGGACGCGGCAAGTTCTACCTGACGCTGCACTCGTACGGCAACTACCTGTTGTACCCCTGGGGATACACTTC TGCCCTGCCCAGCACCTGGCGCGATATCGATGAGGTAGCCCaggctggtgctgctgccatcaagAGCGCCACCGGAACCAAGTACACCGTGGGCAGCTCCACCAACGTCCTGTACGCGGCTGCCGGCGGCAGCGATGACTATGCCTTCGGTGTGGCCAACTTCCCCGTGTCCATCACCATGGAACTGCCGGCTGGTGGCACCGGTTTCAACCCCAGCGCCAGCCAGATCCAGGGTTTCGTGTCGGAGACCTGGCTGGGCATCCAGGCCATGGCCAAGTTGGTCGTCCAGAAGTACTAG